One part of the bacterium genome encodes these proteins:
- a CDS encoding antitoxin: MVDILVRDVPDDVVAAIEVNARAVGLSRVEYLRRLLERERTTGSGDVTVESLRWFGETFCDLADDDVMHSAWT, from the coding sequence GTGGTCGACATTCTTGTGCGGGACGTTCCCGATGACGTCGTGGCGGCCATCGAGGTGAACGCCAGAGCGGTCGGCCTCTCGCGGGTGGAATACCTGCGAAGGCTGCTGGAGCGTGAGCGCACCACCGGAAGCGGCGACGTGACCGTGGAGTCGCTGCGTTGGTTCGGGGAGACCTTCTGTGACCTCGCCGACGACGACGTGATGCACTCCGCATGGACATGA
- a CDS encoding transglycosylase SLT domain-containing protein yields MVALVLGLCASLGVLGCSPSEVAGLRSYLQFLESSPAGGETSCLEGTPVLSEIVEPEAVLRWEPTVCAVFDPVDASTALCIISYESGGDPGSTNPDDPGRGSFGLMQINSDWWIGSEYHERMVKWFGRDDETYLDPAVNISAAALLVNDPDLSGWHSWASSKICPHRHHEHSA; encoded by the coding sequence ATGGTCGCGCTCGTCCTCGGCCTGTGCGCATCGCTCGGAGTGCTGGGGTGCTCGCCGTCGGAGGTTGCCGGCCTCCGGTCCTACCTGCAGTTCCTGGAGAGTTCCCCGGCCGGCGGTGAGACCTCGTGCCTCGAGGGAACCCCCGTGCTCAGCGAGATCGTCGAACCCGAGGCGGTGCTGCGGTGGGAACCGACGGTGTGCGCCGTCTTCGACCCGGTCGATGCCTCCACGGCGCTGTGCATCATCTCCTACGAGTCGGGCGGCGACCCCGGCAGCACCAATCCCGACGACCCGGGACGCGGCTCGTTCGGCTTGATGCAGATCAACTCCGACTGGTGGATCGGGTCGGAATACCACGAGCGCATGGTCAAGTGGTTCGGGCGCGACGATGAGACGTACCTCGATCCGGCCGTCAACATCAGCGCCGCAGCCCTGCTCGTCAACGATCCCGATCTCTCGGGCTGGCACTCCTGGGCATCGAGTAAAATCTGCCCCCACCGCCACCACGAGCACAGCGCCTAG
- a CDS encoding PIN domain nuclease, with product MTGWLIDKSALVRLATSPDAAEWASRMSRGLVRISTLTRLEAGFSARSADDLRRSVAEPPLSAMPVEYLTPAGEDRAMAVQQALARAGHHRAPSIPDLLIAAIAELSRLTVLHMDEDFELIADITGQPVERLAVSS from the coding sequence ATGACCGGCTGGCTGATCGACAAGTCGGCGCTCGTGCGGCTCGCCACGAGCCCCGACGCGGCGGAGTGGGCGTCACGAATGAGCCGCGGGCTGGTACGGATCTCGACACTCACCCGACTCGAGGCGGGGTTCTCGGCGCGCTCGGCCGATGACCTCCGGCGGAGCGTCGCCGAACCGCCGCTCAGCGCCATGCCCGTCGAGTACCTGACACCCGCCGGCGAGGACCGGGCGATGGCGGTGCAGCAAGCGCTGGCGAGGGCCGGCCACCACCGCGCACCGTCGATCCCGGACCTGCTCATCGCCGCCATCGCCGAACTGTCCCGGCTGACCGTCCTGCACATGGACGAGGATTTCGAACTCATCGCCGACATCACCGGCCAACCCGTCGAACGCCTGGCGGTTTCGAGTTGA
- a CDS encoding serine dehydrogenasease: MSTSAPIPLPPTTQDSAREWAATRLQAIEDMLDADGLTIISPMQEGVEHTAKVTIEAREERRNTLFVILDTPGGVVEVVERIVRVLREHYSEVKFIIPDRAMSAGTVLAMSGDEIMMDYHSCLGPIDPQLVRDDRLVPALSYLAQFDTLIEKSKNGALSTAELILLEKLDLAELHQFELQRDLSIELLKLWLTNYKFKDWTETETRKIPVTIQMKEERASEIARQLSDHTRWLTHGRGIDMTALRNELRLKIDDFGENPELKKAVWDYFWFLRDHMLRNGITSFVHTPTFF, encoded by the coding sequence ATGAGCACTTCAGCGCCAATTCCTTTACCTCCGACTACGCAGGATAGTGCTCGAGAATGGGCTGCAACCCGCCTTCAAGCGATCGAAGACATGCTTGATGCGGATGGACTCACAATCATCTCGCCGATGCAGGAAGGCGTAGAGCACACCGCCAAGGTCACGATTGAGGCTAGGGAAGAGCGTAGAAACACTCTGTTCGTGATTCTCGACACACCCGGTGGTGTAGTGGAAGTTGTTGAACGCATCGTGCGGGTCTTGAGAGAGCACTACTCGGAGGTCAAATTCATTATTCCGGACAGAGCGATGTCAGCGGGGACTGTATTGGCTATGTCCGGCGATGAGATTATGATGGACTACCATTCTTGCCTTGGCCCCATCGACCCGCAGCTTGTACGGGACGATCGTTTAGTGCCCGCATTGTCGTATCTGGCTCAGTTCGATACTCTCATTGAGAAGAGCAAGAATGGCGCATTATCTACTGCTGAACTGATACTGCTGGAGAAACTTGATCTAGCAGAACTCCACCAGTTTGAGCTTCAACGCGATCTTTCTATTGAACTGCTGAAGCTCTGGCTTACGAACTATAAGTTCAAGGATTGGACCGAAACTGAAACTAGAAAGATCCCGGTCACCATACAGATGAAGGAGGAGCGCGCCAGTGAAATCGCTCGGCAGCTGAGTGATCACACACGTTGGCTAACGCATGGACGGGGAATCGATATGACGGCGCTTCGAAATGAACTCAGACTGAAGATCGACGACTTCGGCGAGAATCCTGAATTGAAGAAAGCTGTCTGGGATTACTTCTGGTTTTTGCGGGATCACATGCTTAGGAACGGTATCACCTCGTTCGTTCACACACCTACGTTCTTCTAA
- the tpx gene encoding thiol peroxidase: MATIEHEGDILHTSGELPAVGAEAPDFSLVGADMEPMSPGVFAGRRLVLNIFPSIDTETCAESVRVFNERVIGLYAATVLCVSADLPFAARRFCRNEGIQNVYTASTFRSPEFAEDYGVRIMNSSMEGLCARAVVVIDEYGKVVHTELVSPLNADPDYDAALSAL, encoded by the coding sequence ATGGCGACGATCGAGCATGAAGGAGACATCCTCCACACGAGCGGTGAGTTGCCTGCCGTGGGTGCCGAGGCTCCCGACTTCAGCCTGGTCGGGGCCGATATGGAACCGATGAGCCCCGGGGTCTTCGCCGGCCGGCGACTGGTGCTCAACATCTTCCCGAGCATCGACACGGAGACCTGCGCAGAGAGCGTGCGAGTGTTCAACGAGCGCGTCATAGGCCTCTACGCCGCGACGGTGCTGTGCGTGTCGGCCGACCTGCCCTTCGCTGCGAGGCGGTTCTGCCGGAACGAGGGCATCCAGAACGTCTACACCGCGTCCACCTTCCGCTCCCCGGAGTTCGCCGAGGACTACGGCGTGCGCATCATGAACAGTTCCATGGAGGGTCTGTGCGCCCGTGCGGTCGTCGTGATCGACGAGTATGGCAAGGTCGTCCACACCGAACTCGTCTCACCACTCAACGCCGACCCCGACTACGACGCCGCTCTGAGCGCCCTGTAA
- a CDS encoding DUF4143 domain-containing protein — protein MDGPLTPEGYLRRVVDREVEAALGSSPAVVIEGPRACGKTWTARRFAASAAALDESDDARLAAALDPGALLGGDAPRLLDEWQLAPRIWNPMRHACDRSGRPGRFILTGSANPPDDATRHSGAGRVTRVRMRPMSLFESGESTGAVSLGGLLNGERAAPSRSDMTLAEVVDLVCRGGWPWLLDAPVPDAQSRLRDYLGEIARTEIPRSGGPAHDPVGVGRLLVSLARNEATNVTYRTLADDVSGGTDASTHPRTVRRYLEALSRLFVVEGLPAWAPHLRSASQLRRTEKRYFVDPSLAVAALRTNAGRLRADLGFLGLLFESLAMRDLRVYAQANDARVFYFRDNATLEVDAIVERADGEWMAAEIKLGGEALIRHGVKSLLRLRDRVDAARMGTPAALLVITATGYGFQHPDGVAIMPLGALGP, from the coding sequence ATGGACGGGCCGTTGACGCCTGAAGGCTACCTGCGGAGGGTGGTGGACCGCGAGGTCGAGGCCGCGCTGGGCAGTTCTCCGGCGGTGGTGATCGAAGGGCCGAGGGCCTGCGGAAAGACGTGGACGGCTCGCAGGTTCGCCGCGAGCGCCGCCGCTCTGGACGAGTCCGACGACGCCCGCTTGGCGGCCGCCCTGGACCCTGGCGCGCTGCTTGGGGGCGACGCCCCCCGTCTGCTGGACGAGTGGCAGCTCGCGCCCCGCATCTGGAATCCCATGCGCCACGCCTGCGACCGGAGCGGCCGGCCCGGCCGGTTCATCCTCACCGGCTCGGCCAACCCTCCCGACGACGCCACCCGCCACTCGGGAGCGGGAAGGGTGACGCGAGTCCGGATGCGGCCGATGTCGCTGTTCGAGTCGGGAGAGTCCACCGGCGCGGTATCGCTCGGAGGGCTGCTGAACGGGGAGCGCGCGGCGCCGAGCCGCTCCGACATGACCCTCGCCGAGGTCGTGGACCTCGTGTGCCGGGGCGGCTGGCCGTGGCTGCTGGACGCCCCTGTCCCGGACGCGCAGAGCCGGTTGCGCGACTACCTGGGCGAGATCGCCCGGACCGAGATCCCCCGATCGGGGGGGCCGGCGCATGACCCGGTGGGCGTGGGCAGGCTGCTCGTCTCCCTGGCCCGGAACGAAGCCACGAACGTCACCTACAGGACCCTTGCCGACGACGTCAGCGGAGGCACGGACGCCTCCACCCATCCCCGCACGGTCCGGCGCTATCTGGAGGCTCTCTCCCGGCTGTTCGTCGTCGAAGGCCTTCCTGCGTGGGCCCCGCACCTGCGTTCGGCCTCGCAGCTCCGGCGCACCGAGAAGCGCTACTTCGTGGACCCCTCGCTGGCGGTGGCAGCCTTGCGAACAAACGCCGGGCGGCTACGCGCCGATCTGGGCTTCCTGGGCTTGCTGTTCGAGTCTCTGGCCATGCGCGATCTCCGCGTGTACGCGCAGGCCAACGACGCCCGAGTGTTCTATTTCCGCGACAACGCCACCCTCGAGGTGGACGCCATCGTCGAGCGCGCTGACGGCGAGTGGATGGCCGCGGAGATCAAACTGGGGGGCGAAGCGCTGATACGCCACGGTGTGAAGAGCCTGCTGCGCCTCCGCGACAGGGTCGATGCGGCCCGGATGGGAACCCCCGCGGCCCTCCTGGTCATCACCGCCACCGGCTACGGCTTCCAGCATCCCGACGGCGTGGCGATCATGCCGCTCGGCGCGCTCGGCCCGTGA
- a CDS encoding alpha/beta fold hydrolase has protein sequence MRRGYADTAVGQVHYVEAGEGPPLILLHQTASSSVMWLRAIPYFAERYHTIAMDTPGFGMSDHPAEQPTEGIPYYSQAVIGLLDHFGYEQANIVGFHTGASIAVDVAANSPERVKSLVIAPILAVDDQEERDDWLSRDDLKSGWVPDGKGEFLANDILDYVAHFATENDGETYLRELIAKLQAGPNYWWTYVAVVQYDHYAAYPQLQCPVLVLNVEEEVLYSYTVKAHAAIPHSEYVEIPGPEPNIRGWVAVVPEFPREFSEAVMSFVDRIEGE, from the coding sequence ATGAGGCGAGGGTACGCCGACACCGCGGTGGGACAGGTTCACTACGTCGAGGCCGGCGAGGGGCCCCCGCTGATCCTGCTGCACCAGACCGCCAGCAGCTCGGTCATGTGGTTGCGGGCGATCCCCTACTTCGCCGAGCGCTACCACACGATCGCCATGGATACGCCGGGGTTCGGGATGTCCGACCATCCGGCCGAGCAGCCGACCGAGGGCATCCCCTACTACTCCCAGGCCGTCATCGGCCTGCTGGACCATTTCGGGTACGAGCAGGCAAACATCGTGGGGTTCCACACGGGCGCCAGCATCGCGGTGGACGTGGCGGCCAACTCTCCCGAGCGGGTCAAATCACTCGTGATCGCACCGATCCTCGCCGTGGACGACCAGGAGGAGCGCGACGATTGGCTGTCTCGTGACGACTTGAAGTCGGGCTGGGTGCCCGACGGCAAGGGCGAGTTCCTGGCGAACGACATCCTGGACTACGTGGCCCACTTCGCGACCGAGAACGACGGTGAGACATACCTGCGAGAGCTCATCGCCAAGCTGCAGGCGGGCCCGAACTACTGGTGGACCTACGTCGCCGTCGTGCAGTACGACCACTACGCGGCGTACCCCCAACTGCAGTGCCCGGTCCTGGTCCTCAACGTGGAGGAGGAGGTTCTGTACTCCTACACGGTGAAGGCGCACGCCGCGATCCCCCACAGCGAGTACGTCGAGATCCCCGGCCCCGAGCCCAACATCCGCGGCTGGGTGGCCGTCGTGCCCGAGTTCCCGAGGGAATTCTCCGAGGCCGTGATGTCGTTCGTGGACCGCATCGAGGGAGAGTGA
- a CDS encoding alpha/beta hydrolase, with translation MLEAEGTSRRLISTRHGHVHMRSNGEGDPPLVLLHMGLSSGRMYRHITPRLSAGRRVVVPDRLGFGCSDHPRPGLSLGDYADSTIDALDAMGIGQFDVAGVHTGSCEAIDLAVRYPDRIRRIAVVTVPVFSPEEIPQYKDNYLHEPRPDADGSHLDWYWRWWRDGGFGGAAERSRAWSPDLLHEFLMDHLGAQPDPWMTYHAVFDHPTGEFVSKIRQPFLVVDVHDDLTTQTARAMPLLPAHTQVVSRPDLTDVLELFTTAADEIAEHFEGFFEEVLP, from the coding sequence ATGCTGGAAGCGGAGGGAACGAGCCGCAGGCTCATCAGTACTCGTCACGGCCATGTGCACATGCGCAGCAACGGCGAGGGCGATCCACCGCTCGTGCTGCTGCACATGGGCCTCTCGTCGGGCCGCATGTACCGCCACATCACCCCTCGGCTGTCCGCCGGGCGCCGGGTGGTCGTGCCCGACCGTCTCGGGTTCGGGTGCTCCGATCACCCGCGGCCCGGCCTGTCCCTGGGTGACTATGCCGACTCCACGATCGACGCGCTCGACGCCATGGGGATCGGCCAGTTCGACGTTGCGGGTGTCCACACCGGTTCGTGCGAGGCCATCGATCTGGCGGTGCGCTACCCGGACCGGATCCGGCGGATCGCGGTCGTGACCGTGCCGGTGTTCTCGCCGGAGGAGATCCCGCAGTACAAGGACAACTACCTGCACGAACCGAGGCCCGATGCCGACGGCTCGCATCTCGACTGGTACTGGCGCTGGTGGCGCGACGGCGGCTTCGGCGGCGCGGCCGAGCGCTCGCGCGCCTGGTCGCCCGACCTGCTGCACGAGTTCCTGATGGATCATCTGGGGGCGCAGCCCGATCCCTGGATGACGTACCACGCCGTCTTCGACCATCCGACCGGCGAGTTCGTCTCGAAGATTCGCCAGCCCTTCTTGGTAGTCGACGTCCACGACGATCTGACCACCCAGACCGCTCGGGCGATGCCGTTGCTGCCGGCTCACACCCAAGTCGTCTCGCGACCGGATCTCACCGACGTGCTGGAGCTCTTCACAACCGCCGCCGATGAGATCGCCGAGCACTTCGAGGGGTTCTTCGAGGAGGTTCTCCCGTGA
- a CDS encoding DUF4143 domain-containing protein, whose protein sequence is MSIELPGEYLPRLLDGKLREVLLFSPAVVVEGPRGCGKTTTGSRAASSFLAMDEVEVAGGSPGALRGLLDLPPPLLVDEWQVAPGLWNAVRRECDRRGGAPGQFILTGSSTLPDNPIRHSGAGRLAPLRLRTFSSYESGLSNGSVSLGAMLGGLPVDAAAERALSRLELAEAICRGGWPASLRMPLEQALRYVEAYVDAMCGIDIRRRADALPYRSVGTARTVLRSIARNVGTAASVSALARDTAAGEMESPLDRKTLPAFLDAFERVFIREDCPPWGFQPASKRAMRARPKRFLCDPSIATGVLRVAPRRLAGEPEFMGGAFESLVMRDLRAYADVNDAEVRYYAESGFEVDAVVEDRDGSWVAVEVKLSRSEHALERSKRALKLLAKRAREAGRRPPSKLIAVFGTNAPGEHTGLRIAHETDGVAVVPLAALGP, encoded by the coding sequence GTGAGCATTGAGCTTCCGGGCGAGTACTTGCCGCGGCTCTTGGACGGCAAGCTGCGGGAGGTGCTGCTGTTCTCGCCGGCGGTCGTCGTCGAAGGTCCGAGGGGGTGCGGCAAGACGACCACGGGCAGCCGAGCCGCGTCGTCGTTCTTGGCCATGGATGAAGTCGAGGTGGCTGGCGGGTCGCCCGGCGCGCTTCGCGGTCTGCTGGATCTGCCGCCGCCGCTGCTGGTGGACGAGTGGCAGGTGGCGCCGGGGCTGTGGAACGCGGTGCGGCGCGAGTGCGACCGGCGAGGGGGCGCGCCGGGCCAGTTCATCTTGACGGGCTCGTCCACGTTGCCCGACAACCCCATCCGCCACTCCGGTGCGGGCAGGCTGGCGCCGCTGCGGCTGCGGACGTTCTCGTCCTATGAGAGCGGCCTCTCCAACGGCTCGGTGTCGTTGGGGGCCATGCTGGGCGGGCTGCCGGTGGACGCGGCCGCGGAACGGGCGCTGTCCCGTCTGGAGTTGGCCGAGGCGATCTGTCGGGGGGGCTGGCCGGCTTCGCTGAGAATGCCTCTGGAGCAGGCGCTGCGGTACGTCGAGGCGTACGTGGATGCGATGTGCGGCATCGACATCCGGCGCCGCGCCGATGCGCTTCCCTATCGCAGCGTGGGCACTGCCCGGACGGTTCTGCGTTCCATTGCCCGGAACGTCGGAACGGCCGCGTCGGTGAGCGCCCTGGCTCGTGACACGGCGGCGGGCGAGATGGAGTCTCCTCTGGACCGCAAGACGCTGCCGGCGTTCCTCGACGCCTTCGAGAGGGTGTTCATTCGGGAGGACTGCCCGCCGTGGGGGTTCCAGCCCGCGTCGAAGAGGGCCATGCGGGCTCGGCCGAAGCGCTTCCTGTGCGACCCGTCGATAGCCACCGGGGTCCTGCGTGTCGCACCCCGACGCCTGGCGGGGGAGCCCGAGTTCATGGGCGGCGCGTTCGAGTCGCTGGTGATGCGAGACCTGCGGGCCTACGCCGACGTCAACGATGCCGAGGTGCGCTATTACGCCGAGAGCGGGTTCGAAGTAGACGCTGTGGTGGAGGATCGCGACGGGTCGTGGGTGGCCGTGGAGGTGAAGCTGAGCCGCAGTGAGCACGCGCTCGAGCGGTCCAAGCGGGCCTTGAAGCTGCTGGCGAAGAGGGCGCGGGAGGCGGGCAGGCGGCCGCCGTCCAAGCTGATCGCCGTCTTCGGCACCAACGCCCCCGGCGAGCACACCGGCCTGCGGATAGCCCACGAGACCGACGGCGTGGCCGTCGTGCCGCTCGCCGCGCTCGGCCCGTGA
- a CDS encoding polysaccharide deacetylase family protein, with amino-acid sequence MKLPMNDRYDYVSIKDRVPYDWPNGTRLAVCLSNNVEHFAYKAGMGLNDSAVSAPADYRSYAWRDYGNRIGIWRMFDVFDELEIPWSHNVNSTVMELYPDIVAKIIERGDEIIAHGRTNSERSDGLWEPDEARLIAETTEAITEYWGRRPSGWMGPYIAESAVTSDLLAEAGYKYTLQSPCDDQPIWLRTRSGPLLSIPYPLELNDVGVYVRRHHPAPVFAEMMIDQFDEMLRLADEQPLVYSVSLHTFLVGQPFRLKYLRAALEHIAARRDDVWLARPEDVAVHVMGLPEGTVPGSSPQAG; translated from the coding sequence GTGAAGCTCCCGATGAACGACCGCTACGACTACGTGTCGATCAAGGACCGCGTGCCCTACGACTGGCCCAACGGCACCCGTCTCGCCGTGTGCCTGTCGAACAACGTCGAACACTTCGCCTACAAGGCGGGTATGGGTCTGAACGATTCGGCGGTGAGCGCGCCCGCCGACTACCGGAGCTATGCCTGGCGGGACTACGGCAACCGGATCGGCATCTGGCGCATGTTCGACGTATTCGACGAGTTGGAGATCCCGTGGTCGCACAACGTCAATTCGACGGTGATGGAGCTCTACCCCGACATCGTCGCCAAGATCATCGAGCGCGGCGACGAGATCATCGCCCACGGCCGGACGAACTCCGAACGCAGCGACGGCCTCTGGGAGCCCGACGAGGCCCGCCTCATCGCCGAGACAACCGAGGCCATCACCGAGTACTGGGGCCGCCGGCCGAGCGGCTGGATGGGGCCGTACATCGCCGAGTCGGCCGTCACCAGCGACCTGCTCGCGGAGGCCGGCTACAAGTACACGCTGCAGTCCCCCTGCGACGACCAGCCGATCTGGCTCAGGACCAGGTCGGGCCCGTTGCTGAGCATCCCCTACCCCTTGGAACTGAACGACGTGGGCGTCTACGTCCGGCGGCATCACCCTGCGCCGGTCTTCGCCGAGATGATGATCGATCAGTTCGACGAGATGCTCCGCCTCGCCGACGAGCAGCCGCTGGTGTACTCGGTCTCGCTGCACACTTTCCTGGTCGGCCAACCGTTCCGCCTGAAGTACCTGCGCGCCGCCCTCGAGCACATCGCGGCGCGGCGTGACGACGTGTGGCTGGCAAGACCCGAGGACGTCGCCGTCCACGTGATGGGCCTGCCGGAGGGCACCGTCCCCGGAAGCAGCCCTCAGGCCGGCTGA